One stretch of Deinococcus metalli DNA includes these proteins:
- a CDS encoding LapA family protein, with protein sequence MRTVVLIVVLVLLALFALLNTNALMFPHTISLGFVTYTGVPMGLVLLILGTLLALIFYFWAGLSGLRAQADSARLLRDIEQLRVTLDSKEGSRFAQLQTHIDERLNALPAASGSSELSTVNARIDALQRDVNLQLAQLDDYLKGKLG encoded by the coding sequence CTGGCGCTGTTTGCGCTGCTGAACACCAACGCGCTGATGTTTCCCCACACCATCAGCCTGGGCTTCGTGACCTACACCGGCGTGCCGATGGGCCTGGTGCTGCTGATCCTGGGAACGCTGCTGGCCCTGATCTTCTACTTCTGGGCGGGGCTGTCGGGCCTGCGCGCGCAGGCGGACTCGGCGCGGCTGCTGCGCGACATCGAGCAGCTCCGGGTCACCCTGGACAGCAAGGAGGGCAGCCGCTTCGCTCAGCTCCAGACGCACATTGACGAGCGGCTCAACGCCCTGCCGGCCGCGTCGGGCAGCAGCGAACTGAGCACCGTGAACGCCCGGATCGACGCGCTGCAACGCGACGTGAACCTGCAACTCGCGCAGCTCGACGATTACCTCAAGGGCAAGCTCGGCTGA
- the accD gene encoding acetyl-CoA carboxylase, carboxyltransferase subunit beta codes for MALDRFFRRRRPQQKGEGADMPDLWTQCPHCKEGLYNRDLEANAFVCPKCGHHLRLDAGKRVDVLLDEGSWTQLSGRVRPVDRLDFKDTEAYTARLERAQRKAGRPDAILTGHGTLDGLPVTLAVMDFAFSGGSMGSVVGEEIARAAEYAAQHGTPLIIVTASGGARMQESALSLMQMAKTTVALDALSARGLPYVSVLTDPTTGGVTASFATIADVIVAEPGALIGFAGPRVIQQTIRQNLPEGFQRAEFLLDRGMVDAVVDRREHRTYLGSLLGLLMHREASA; via the coding sequence ATGGCCCTAGATCGTTTTTTCCGCCGTCGCCGTCCGCAGCAGAAGGGAGAGGGCGCGGACATGCCGGACCTGTGGACCCAGTGTCCCCACTGCAAGGAAGGGCTGTACAACCGTGACCTCGAGGCGAACGCCTTCGTGTGCCCCAAGTGCGGCCATCACCTGCGCCTGGACGCCGGCAAGCGTGTGGACGTCCTGCTCGACGAGGGCAGCTGGACGCAGCTGTCCGGGCGCGTGCGGCCCGTCGACCGGCTGGACTTCAAGGACACCGAGGCGTACACGGCGCGCCTGGAGCGCGCGCAGCGCAAGGCCGGCCGCCCCGACGCGATCCTGACCGGCCACGGCACGCTGGACGGCCTGCCGGTCACGCTGGCCGTGATGGACTTCGCGTTCTCCGGCGGGAGCATGGGCAGCGTGGTGGGCGAGGAGATCGCCCGCGCCGCCGAGTACGCCGCGCAGCACGGCACGCCGCTGATCATCGTGACGGCCAGCGGCGGCGCGCGCATGCAGGAAAGCGCGCTGTCGCTGATGCAGATGGCCAAGACGACCGTCGCGCTGGACGCCCTGAGTGCCCGCGGCCTGCCATATGTGAGCGTCCTGACCGATCCCACGACGGGCGGCGTGACCGCCAGCTTCGCCACCATCGCGGACGTGATCGTGGCCGAGCCCGGCGCGCTGATCGGCTTCGCGGGCCCGCGCGTGATCCAGCAGACCATCCGCCAGAACCTCCCCGAGGGCTTCCAGCGCGCCGAGTTCCTGCTGGACCGCGGCATGGTGGACGCCGTGGTGGACCGCCGCGAGCACCGCACCTACCTGGGGTCGCTGCTGGGCCTGCTGATGCACCGCGAGGCGAGCGCGTGA
- a CDS encoding acetyl-CoA carboxylase carboxyltransferase subunit alpha, whose protein sequence is MTAPDALQELEARVRDLEGTAQKTGQNLDAALTPLRAEVQRLRESRPPPTRWERVQLARAAGRPTALDYVERLCTEFHELHGDRRFGDDPALIGGPARWQGIPVMLLLQEKGRQTKSKIRRRFGSANPEGFRKAVRLMDLAEKFGLPVVALVDTQGAYPGLEAEERGQGWAIAESIRRMLSLRVPAVCVVIGEGGSGGALAVAVGNRVLIQENAWYSVISPEGAASIIWKDAAQAPLAAEALKLTAPDLLGLGIVEEIIPEPVGGAHQDADAAAVPVGEAVTRHLRELMAQSPDELLRQRGERFRRLGAFAEG, encoded by the coding sequence GTGACCGCCCCCGACGCCCTGCAGGAACTCGAGGCGCGCGTGCGTGATCTGGAGGGCACCGCGCAGAAGACCGGCCAGAACCTTGACGCTGCCCTGACCCCGCTGCGCGCCGAGGTGCAGCGCCTGCGCGAATCGCGTCCGCCGCCCACCCGCTGGGAGCGCGTGCAACTTGCCCGCGCCGCCGGCCGGCCCACCGCCCTGGACTACGTGGAGCGGCTGTGCACCGAGTTCCACGAACTGCATGGCGACCGCCGCTTCGGGGACGATCCGGCGCTGATCGGCGGCCCGGCGCGCTGGCAGGGCATTCCGGTCATGCTGCTGCTCCAGGAGAAGGGACGGCAGACCAAGAGCAAGATCCGCCGCCGCTTCGGCAGCGCCAACCCGGAGGGCTTCCGCAAGGCGGTGCGCCTGATGGACCTGGCCGAGAAGTTCGGCCTGCCGGTGGTCGCACTGGTCGATACCCAGGGCGCGTATCCGGGCCTGGAGGCCGAGGAGCGCGGGCAGGGCTGGGCGATTGCCGAGAGCATCCGCCGCATGCTGTCGCTGCGGGTTCCGGCGGTGTGCGTGGTCATTGGCGAGGGCGGCAGCGGGGGCGCACTGGCCGTCGCGGTGGGCAACCGCGTGCTGATCCAGGAGAACGCGTGGTACTCGGTGATCTCGCCGGAGGGCGCCGCGAGCATCATCTGGAAGGACGCCGCGCAGGCCCCGCTGGCCGCCGAGGCCTTGAAGCTCACCGCGCCGGACCTGCTCGGGCTCGGCATCGTGGAGGAGATCATCCCGGAACCGGTCGGCGGCGCCCACCAGGACGCCGACGCGGCCGCCGTGCCCGTCGGTGAGGCCGTGACCCGACACCTGCGTGAGCTGATGGCCCAGAGCCCGGACGAACTCCTGCGGCAGCGCGGCGAGCGTTTCCGGCGCCTGGGGGCGTTCGCGGAGGGCTGA
- a CDS encoding carboxypeptidase regulatory-like domain-containing protein: MPPSPRVLSPGRVLATGLLLGVAGLPGNWSAAQVASASAEQTEVQPGGFVSLPVKVGGATSGLYTVEAALPPGWTLLSDSVQLGGGAPALLSVYVPEDAVAGAQELAFRLKSEDAHTLDVNARVTIPARPAFALDFPSSARVRPGEHRTFTAQVTNTGNAPDILALKVEGNATLSTQRLTLKPGESGTVHVAYVQQGQGNADSVTLSAVSSAAPDLRQEAILALDVGYAAAGSGPQLTWQVNVSPVVTYQSSAAPLASTADPAPGSSGEPPSATPTLPGLPGGPADAAGTATGSGPWYWGGGVSASVGGALSDYATGSAAYGVTRRMDGTLHDTGSAQVQWAGTSVTLNTQDSLSGVGLGVNYTRGDYTFGVNASRQAPVTPGDSAVYVVGGGVTHTSGVSVTAAQTFGAEHTTAFGVSWQRPLGAFAPSAGVYAVRRDDRWGTLITQGLGYENRALIARQTYSYDNLSGAQALNVKVTSRQVAPFGVSAAATVNNVQGVTTYALGGQVTYTPDDSFVTSVQAGYGSDGFSSRVAAAKTWLVGRTTLHLNTQATYRAGTPGADAQLTATVPAGAGEYVLRGLLGYREGAVVYGAGAGYTRGAFRVAGGAQVQGDGYTLTGSAAYLPTMGAQVGVDLKLSRTATGLAREVKGSVGYATDRWNAALIGGYTDSDAPGVTGAFLYGAALGVNVSETVRVTLSAQRSGTDTRVALGAAFSPGGALNTPDAVVRAFGGRNAGTAEILAFLDTNRNGTRDAGEEPAAIRLNVGPCEVTTDAQGRAQAQVRPGEYSVQLGDGVDAQYTLAALKPVTVPLKGTVQVLVPVQQTGVLQGQLRDDGGQPLAGVPITITGPSGGQSVVTDGEGRYRLSGLGFGAYTVTPLPDAAYYALPEPAAVQLDGTHALLTTDLVARALLDDQTLDTTGLEVALSLPDTSVPPGVQVPVVVSVTPDAERVTLDDPGLELKRSEGSSEWRGMLTVPADQQGPLEVQVTAWKGNSGTSERALLRVDPTLKATDLTLRPFNALPSQVVQVRATVYGASGRVTLRDEDGRTVLLTADSDQSYFADVQASTQPGEHTLALMVGDRQVAQATYVVIGRP; this comes from the coding sequence ATGCCTCCGTCGCCGCGTGTGCTGAGCCCGGGTCGGGTGCTGGCCACCGGCCTGCTGCTGGGCGTGGCCGGTCTGCCGGGCAACTGGAGTGCGGCGCAGGTGGCCAGCGCGTCAGCGGAACAGACCGAGGTGCAGCCCGGCGGTTTCGTGTCGCTGCCTGTGAAGGTCGGCGGCGCGACCAGTGGCCTGTACACGGTCGAGGCGGCGTTGCCGCCCGGCTGGACCCTGCTGTCGGACAGCGTTCAGCTCGGAGGTGGCGCGCCTGCACTGCTGAGCGTGTACGTCCCTGAAGACGCCGTGGCCGGCGCGCAGGAGCTGGCCTTCCGCCTGAAGAGCGAGGATGCCCACACGCTGGATGTGAACGCCCGGGTGACGATCCCGGCGCGTCCGGCGTTTGCGCTGGACTTTCCCTCCTCCGCGCGAGTGCGGCCCGGCGAACACCGCACCTTCACGGCGCAGGTCACGAATACCGGCAATGCTCCGGACATCCTGGCCCTGAAGGTCGAGGGAAACGCCACCCTCAGTACGCAGCGGCTCACCCTGAAGCCCGGCGAGTCGGGCACGGTACACGTTGCGTATGTGCAGCAGGGACAGGGCAATGCGGACAGCGTGACGCTGAGCGCTGTGAGCAGCGCCGCGCCGGACCTGCGGCAGGAGGCGATCCTGGCACTGGATGTGGGATACGCGGCGGCCGGCAGCGGACCGCAGCTCACGTGGCAGGTCAATGTCTCGCCGGTGGTGACCTATCAGTCCAGTGCGGCGCCACTGGCCTCGACCGCAGACCCGGCTCCTGGGTCGTCCGGGGAGCCGCCATCGGCTACGCCGACCCTGCCGGGGCTTCCCGGCGGTCCAGCTGACGCGGCCGGGACGGCGACCGGCAGCGGCCCGTGGTACTGGGGCGGTGGCGTGTCGGCGTCGGTCGGTGGGGCGCTCAGCGATTACGCGACGGGATCGGCTGCCTATGGGGTGACGCGCCGGATGGACGGCACCCTGCATGACACGGGGAGCGCCCAGGTGCAGTGGGCGGGAACCAGCGTCACCCTGAACACCCAGGACTCGCTCTCCGGGGTGGGGCTGGGCGTGAACTACACCCGCGGCGACTACACCTTCGGCGTGAACGCCAGCCGCCAGGCGCCCGTTACACCCGGCGACTCCGCCGTGTATGTGGTCGGCGGCGGGGTCACACACACGTCGGGCGTGAGCGTCACGGCCGCGCAGACGTTCGGCGCAGAGCACACCACGGCCTTCGGGGTCAGCTGGCAGCGGCCGCTGGGCGCCTTCGCTCCGTCGGCTGGCGTGTACGCGGTGCGCCGCGACGACCGCTGGGGCACGCTGATCACCCAGGGCCTGGGATACGAGAACCGCGCCCTGATTGCCCGGCAGACCTACAGCTACGACAACCTGTCGGGTGCCCAGGCGCTGAATGTGAAGGTCACTTCCAGGCAGGTCGCGCCGTTCGGCGTGAGCGCGGCGGCGACCGTGAACAACGTGCAGGGCGTGACGACCTATGCGCTGGGCGGGCAGGTCACCTACACCCCGGACGACTCCTTCGTGACGTCCGTGCAGGCGGGCTACGGCAGCGACGGTTTCAGCAGCCGCGTGGCGGCGGCCAAGACGTGGCTGGTGGGCCGCACGACGCTGCACCTGAACACCCAGGCCACGTACCGGGCGGGCACGCCGGGAGCGGACGCGCAGCTCACGGCGACCGTTCCGGCTGGCGCGGGCGAGTACGTGCTGCGTGGCCTGCTCGGGTACCGGGAGGGCGCCGTGGTGTATGGCGCCGGGGCCGGGTACACCCGCGGAGCGTTCCGGGTCGCGGGTGGCGCGCAGGTGCAGGGCGACGGGTACACCCTCACTGGCAGCGCGGCCTACCTGCCGACCATGGGCGCGCAGGTCGGCGTGGATCTCAAGCTCAGCCGCACGGCGACGGGACTGGCCCGCGAGGTGAAGGGCAGCGTGGGGTACGCCACCGACCGCTGGAACGCTGCGCTGATCGGCGGGTACACCGACAGCGACGCGCCGGGCGTGACGGGCGCCTTCCTGTACGGCGCGGCGCTGGGGGTGAACGTCAGTGAGACCGTCCGCGTGACGCTCAGCGCCCAGCGCAGCGGCACCGATACCCGGGTGGCGCTGGGAGCGGCCTTCTCGCCGGGCGGCGCGCTGAATACCCCGGACGCTGTGGTGCGCGCCTTTGGGGGGCGAAACGCCGGCACGGCCGAGATTTTGGCCTTCCTGGACACCAACCGCAACGGCACGCGCGACGCGGGTGAGGAGCCGGCCGCCATCCGCCTGAACGTGGGCCCCTGCGAGGTCACCACCGACGCGCAGGGCCGGGCGCAGGCGCAGGTGCGTCCCGGCGAGTACAGCGTGCAACTCGGCGACGGTGTGGACGCCCAGTACACCCTGGCCGCCCTGAAGCCCGTAACCGTTCCCCTGAAGGGCACCGTTCAGGTGCTGGTGCCGGTGCAGCAGACCGGCGTCCTGCAAGGCCAGCTGCGTGATGACGGCGGGCAGCCCCTGGCTGGCGTGCCGATCACCATCACTGGACCCTCCGGGGGGCAATCGGTCGTCACGGATGGGGAAGGCCGCTACCGCCTGAGTGGCCTGGGCTTCGGGGCGTACACGGTCACGCCGCTGCCGGACGCCGCATACTACGCCCTGCCGGAGCCGGCCGCGGTGCAGCTCGACGGCACGCATGCGCTGCTCACCACGGACCTGGTCGCGCGGGCGCTGTTGGACGACCAGACACTGGACACCACTGGACTGGAGGTCGCGCTGTCCCTGCCGGACACGTCCGTGCCGCCGGGCGTGCAGGTGCCCGTGGTGGTGAGCGTCACGCCGGACGCCGAGCGGGTCACGCTGGACGACCCCGGGCTCGAACTGAAGCGCTCAGAGGGCAGCAGTGAGTGGCGCGGCATGCTGACTGTTCCGGCCGACCAGCAGGGACCACTGGAAGTACAGGTCACGGCGTGGAAGGGGAACAGCGGCACGTCGGAGCGGGCGCTGCTGCGGGTCGATCCGACGCTGAAGGCCACCGACCTGACCCTGCGGCCCTTCAACGCCCTGCCGAGCCAGGTGGTGCAGGTCCGCGCCACGGTCTACGGCGCGTCCGGCCGGGTAACGCTGCGGGATGAAGACGGCCGGACGGTCCTGTTGACGGCGGACAGCGATCAGAGCTACTTCGCAGACGTTCAGGCCAGCACGCAGCCTGGAGAGCACACGCTGGCCTTGATGGTCGGAGACCGGCAGGTAGCGCAGGCCACCTACGTGGTGATCGGTCGGCCGTGA
- a CDS encoding DEAD/DEAH box helicase gives MTSTRTPSRSTSTPDQTPAVRDWRAMLGDRTPTPVQEGAIPALLAGRDVITTARTGSGKTLAFLIPAAARGIGMRPVRGMRPEVLVVTPTRELAVQIRDVARELGMTAGRITGGITPGQTRTEATGKGLIAGTPGRLKDLITRGELSLAGLRYVVLDEADELLSLGFLRDVGDILRAAQTQTGSGHGGVHLQLAMASATFPAEIRAVAERFMVRPERIDIAPARHADADANSADIMGGATGATHLLLNTTRDDVLNVAATHARDALRAPGGCVVIFCRTKALVKRRAERLNELMPGEIVSPLQGNMDQKKREHTMTLLREGKSRVLVATDIAGRGIDLPEVRLVIHMDIASTSEDHVHRSGRTARAGRPGVNLVLLIPEQRGLWQTVRRGLPEALHPPLSREETQIDRSIQEKQGQGSGGGRQGGGHQPRGQGSGHGQGGARPQGPQIQGAGRSGGGSASGRSEGGERRGQSGGQGQRGAGAPAGTGAGRVGPQPARGRGGRGRR, from the coding sequence ATGACTTCAACCCGAACCCCCTCCCGCTCCACTTCTACCCCCGACCAGACCCCGGCCGTGCGCGACTGGCGCGCCATGCTGGGCGACCGTACCCCCACGCCCGTGCAGGAGGGCGCGATTCCCGCCCTGCTGGCCGGCCGCGACGTGATCACCACCGCCCGCACCGGCAGCGGCAAGACGCTGGCCTTCCTGATCCCGGCCGCCGCGCGCGGTATCGGGATGCGCCCGGTGCGCGGCATGCGCCCCGAGGTGCTGGTCGTGACGCCCACACGCGAACTGGCCGTGCAGATCCGCGACGTGGCCCGCGAACTGGGCATGACCGCCGGGCGCATCACGGGCGGCATCACGCCCGGTCAGACGCGCACCGAGGCGACCGGCAAGGGCCTGATCGCGGGCACGCCGGGGCGCCTCAAAGACCTGATCACCCGGGGCGAACTCAGCCTCGCGGGGCTGCGCTACGTGGTGCTGGACGAGGCCGACGAGCTGCTGTCGCTGGGCTTCCTGCGCGACGTGGGCGACATCCTGCGCGCCGCCCAGACGCAGACCGGCTCCGGGCACGGCGGCGTGCACCTGCAACTCGCCATGGCCTCCGCGACGTTCCCCGCCGAGATCCGTGCGGTGGCCGAGCGCTTCATGGTGCGGCCTGAGCGCATCGACATCGCGCCCGCGCGGCACGCCGATGCTGACGCCAATAGCGCCGACATCATGGGCGGCGCGACCGGCGCCACGCACCTGCTGCTGAACACCACCCGCGACGACGTGCTGAATGTGGCCGCGACCCACGCCCGCGACGCGCTGCGCGCGCCGGGCGGCTGCGTGGTGATCTTCTGCCGCACCAAGGCCCTGGTCAAACGCCGCGCCGAGCGCCTGAACGAGCTGATGCCCGGCGAAATCGTCAGCCCCCTGCAGGGCAACATGGACCAGAAGAAGCGCGAGCACACCATGACGCTGCTGCGTGAGGGCAAGTCGCGCGTGCTGGTCGCCACCGACATCGCCGGGCGCGGCATCGACCTGCCGGAGGTGCGGCTGGTGATCCACATGGACATCGCGTCCACGTCCGAGGACCACGTGCACCGTTCCGGCCGCACCGCGCGCGCCGGGCGGCCCGGCGTGAACCTCGTGCTGCTGATTCCCGAACAGCGCGGGCTGTGGCAGACGGTGCGCCGCGGCCTGCCCGAGGCCCTGCACCCGCCCCTGAGCCGCGAGGAAACGCAGATCGACCGCAGCATCCAGGAGAAACAGGGCCAGGGCAGCGGCGGGGGCCGGCAGGGCGGCGGGCACCAGCCGCGCGGGCAGGGCAGTGGTCACGGGCAGGGCGGCGCGCGTCCCCAGGGCCCGCAGATTCAGGGAGCGGGACGGTCCGGCGGCGGATCGGCGTCCGGCAGAAGCGAGGGCGGCGAGCGGCGCGGTCAGTCCGGCGGCCAGGGCCAGCGCGGCGCCGGGGCTCCGGCGGGCACCGGGGCCGGGCGCGTCGGCCCGCAGCCCGCGCGTGGCCGCGGGGGACGCGGCCGCCGCTGA
- a CDS encoding type I phosphomannose isomerase catalytic subunit, with the protein MTAPDALPAFLPLTPRYYPRVWGGDLLAPPAADGTPIGEAWIADGQSVVASGPLAGQSVAQIMAAHPDALLGDGLDASAGFPLLIKLLDCRDWLSVQVHPNDEQAREMVGPGERGKTEAWHILRAAPDAELLAGVVPGTAPDALAAAIRHGHDILDLSQRRQVVAGDTIFIPAGTLHALGPGLLLYEVQQASDTTYRVYDWDRPASAGRKLHLEESVRVTDPHAQGDFRAAHDTLGLGELVSCEYFTLRGVPGEQAQDTAGRVQIVTTVEGTLTLEAGLNSLELPQYATAVVPASTGLYHLNGEGRALVARPG; encoded by the coding sequence ATGACTGCCCCGGATGCCCTGCCCGCCTTCCTGCCCCTGACACCCCGCTACTACCCGCGCGTGTGGGGCGGCGACCTGCTCGCGCCGCCCGCCGCCGACGGCACCCCCATCGGCGAGGCGTGGATCGCGGACGGTCAGAGCGTCGTGGCGTCGGGGCCGCTGGCCGGGCAGAGTGTCGCCCAGATCATGGCCGCCCACCCGGATGCGCTGCTGGGGGATGGCCTGGACGCCTCGGCGGGCTTCCCGCTGCTGATCAAGCTGCTCGACTGCCGCGACTGGCTGAGCGTGCAGGTCCACCCGAACGACGAACAGGCGCGCGAGATGGTCGGACCGGGCGAGCGCGGCAAGACCGAGGCGTGGCACATCCTGCGGGCCGCGCCGGACGCCGAGCTGCTGGCGGGCGTGGTACCGGGCACCGCACCGGACGCGCTGGCCGCCGCGATCCGCCACGGGCACGACATCCTGGACCTCAGCCAGCGGCGACAGGTCGTGGCGGGCGACACCATCTTCATCCCGGCGGGCACGCTGCACGCGCTGGGGCCGGGGCTGCTGCTGTACGAGGTGCAGCAGGCGTCGGACACCACCTACCGCGTGTACGACTGGGACCGGCCCGCCAGCGCCGGACGCAAGCTGCACCTCGAGGAGTCCGTGCGCGTGACTGACCCGCACGCCCAGGGCGACTTCCGCGCGGCGCACGACACGCTGGGCCTGGGCGAACTGGTGAGCTGCGAGTACTTCACGCTGCGCGGCGTGCCGGGCGAGCAGGCCCAGGACACGGCGGGCCGAGTTCAGATCGTCACGACTGTCGAGGGCACCCTGACGCTGGAGGCCGGTCTGAACTCGCTGGAGCTGCCGCAGTACGCGACCGCCGTGGTGCCGGCGAGCACGGGGCTGTACCACCTGAACGGCGAGGGCCGCGCCCTGGTCGCGCGCCCGGGCTGA
- a CDS encoding FxLYD domain-containing protein, whose protein sequence is MSAAASPSALPLARPVPGGLLWLALLLTGLLHGTLMLSRAFLNSDGAGTLLFMASAYRQHPFDPWEPRWYVGMPLTGLPPLAPQLLAALEHALTPTGAYGVLQLLSALLLVVGIYRSSRALGVPADASGLAAVLAGIAAPVAAQLSVFGHLDAVLGAALTMSAVPALRAALDGTGTRRAWWASGFTLLAAGLACPGAALPLGLLIVLALAALDPHGRRRTVRTVGLAALCAVPGVLMLAVTAAWTGPAGVTLRAPSVPAAEGRDVLVTLLVPLAGVLWALPGLWRRARPGRPLDGAVALTRAGAGLAGISALAVLGAAAGHPALVATPPETLLFFGLLLCLPLAGAVGLGLRIGAPGRARAGLMALVVGTALFSVGVHSLGTRRPLEPARIDMQPILNFIEKDEHWRYRFLTVGFGRQLALMSAQTRAGTPSGLLHLPPELPGLTARTRGLAALPERADLPNLGPLAALLTHPERTHLKFVYAKSTLLDPLLHFSGFHPIGAVENGVMVWEREDIPPVPARPARGTLPFPLGVLWGSVPGLALVLGLGMLAWTGPGRTRAARPVLVVAEAHRPVALLVLGVGAVLAGTALRARVVPGQVAMAAVVAGARQVPAGGGLRGEYARLDRVRARARVGDALPVPVAQRWWTPLGYWFDVTDTTLTPTALGWSATTPAPTTALPPPVADTQPTVAFYRSPRRLTTDTTSAADVLDRPVLQVLATRLSRTADGGLTVVGELRNVDARPADTTVTVIMRGPDGTPLVRENAGRLTLHKLRPGERTPFRVDILPPAPGQDVLPPGTPLDRLGVEVAARAVVTGREQDRPLMARSRVRHGQVEVIVTNVGTRTVGVPQALVTLLDARGAAWVHEAIGLRELPPGGTWAFRVPATPPAGTRVLGTVPAQPSAAAPPAGPVPGTFARPGGAYRITLNAFIPEPHP, encoded by the coding sequence GTGAGCGCCGCCGCGTCCCCGTCCGCGTTGCCCCTGGCCCGCCCGGTGCCGGGGGGACTGCTGTGGCTGGCGCTGCTCCTGACCGGCCTGCTGCACGGCACGCTGATGCTCTCGCGGGCGTTTCTGAACTCCGACGGAGCGGGCACGCTGCTGTTCATGGCGTCCGCGTACCGGCAGCACCCCTTCGATCCGTGGGAGCCGCGCTGGTACGTGGGCATGCCCCTGACCGGCCTGCCGCCGCTGGCGCCGCAACTGCTCGCCGCGCTGGAGCATGCCCTCACGCCCACCGGAGCGTACGGTGTGCTCCAGCTGCTCTCGGCGCTGCTGCTGGTCGTGGGCATCTACCGCTCGTCCCGCGCGCTGGGCGTGCCGGCCGACGCGTCGGGGCTGGCGGCCGTCCTGGCGGGGATCGCGGCGCCCGTCGCGGCGCAGCTGAGCGTGTTCGGGCACCTGGACGCCGTGTTGGGTGCCGCCCTGACCATGAGTGCTGTGCCGGCGCTGCGCGCCGCGCTGGACGGCACCGGGACGCGCCGGGCGTGGTGGGCGTCGGGCTTCACGCTGCTGGCGGCGGGTCTGGCGTGCCCGGGGGCGGCACTGCCGCTGGGCCTGCTGATCGTGCTGGCGCTCGCGGCGCTGGACCCGCACGGTCGTCGGCGGACCGTACGGACGGTGGGGCTGGCCGCGCTGTGCGCCGTGCCGGGCGTGCTGATGCTGGCAGTCACGGCCGCGTGGACCGGGCCGGCGGGCGTGACCCTGCGCGCCCCGAGCGTGCCGGCGGCCGAGGGGCGGGACGTGCTGGTCACGCTGCTGGTTCCGCTGGCGGGCGTGCTGTGGGCACTGCCGGGCCTGTGGCGGCGCGCGCGGCCCGGCCGGCCGCTGGACGGCGCGGTCGCCCTGACGCGGGCGGGCGCGGGCCTCGCAGGGATCTCGGCGCTGGCCGTCCTGGGCGCCGCCGCCGGGCACCCGGCGCTGGTCGCCACGCCGCCCGAGACGCTGCTGTTCTTCGGGCTGCTGCTGTGCCTGCCGCTGGCGGGCGCGGTGGGGCTGGGCCTGCGGATCGGTGCGCCCGGCCGGGCGCGCGCAGGCCTGATGGCGCTGGTCGTGGGCACGGCGCTGTTCTCGGTGGGCGTGCACTCGCTGGGCACGCGGCGCCCGCTGGAACCCGCACGGATCGACATGCAGCCGATCCTGAACTTCATCGAGAAGGACGAGCACTGGCGCTACCGCTTCCTGACCGTGGGCTTCGGCCGGCAACTGGCGCTGATGTCCGCGCAGACGCGGGCGGGCACGCCGTCGGGCCTGCTGCACCTGCCACCGGAACTGCCGGGCCTCACGGCGCGCACCCGGGGCCTCGCAGCGCTGCCGGAGCGCGCGGACCTGCCGAACCTGGGGCCGCTCGCGGCGCTGCTCACCCACCCGGAGCGCACCCACCTGAAATTCGTGTACGCGAAGTCCACGCTGCTCGACCCGCTGCTGCATTTCTCCGGCTTTCACCCCATCGGCGCGGTCGAGAACGGCGTGATGGTCTGGGAGCGCGAGGACATCCCCCCGGTGCCGGCCCGCCCGGCGCGCGGGACGCTGCCCTTCCCGCTGGGCGTGCTGTGGGGCTCCGTCCCGGGTCTGGCGCTGGTGCTGGGTCTCGGCATGCTCGCGTGGACCGGACCGGGCCGGACCCGCGCCGCGCGGCCGGTCCTGGTGGTGGCCGAGGCACACCGGCCGGTGGCGCTGCTGGTGCTGGGCGTGGGGGCCGTGCTGGCCGGCACGGCGCTGCGGGCGCGGGTGGTGCCCGGGCAGGTGGCGATGGCCGCGGTGGTCGCCGGGGCGCGGCAGGTGCCGGCCGGCGGGGGCCTGCGCGGCGAGTACGCGCGGCTCGACCGCGTGCGGGCACGGGCCCGGGTGGGCGACGCGCTGCCGGTGCCGGTCGCCCAGCGCTGGTGGACACCGCTGGGCTACTGGTTTGACGTCACCGACACGACCCTGACGCCCACGGCGCTGGGCTGGAGCGCGACCACGCCGGCGCCCACGACGGCCTTGCCCCCGCCAGTGGCGGACACCCAGCCGACCGTCGCCTTCTACCGCAGTCCGCGCCGGCTGACCACCGACACCACGTCTGCCGCGGACGTCCTGGACCGGCCGGTCCTGCAGGTGCTCGCCACGCGCCTGAGCCGCACGGCAGACGGCGGCCTGACGGTGGTGGGCGAACTGCGCAACGTGGACGCCCGCCCGGCCGACACGACCGTCACCGTGATCATGCGCGGCCCGGACGGCACGCCGCTGGTCCGCGAGAACGCGGGCCGCCTGACCCTGCACAAGCTGCGGCCCGGCGAGCGCACGCCCTTCCGGGTGGACATCCTGCCCCCGGCACCCGGTCAGGACGTGTTGCCGCCGGGCACCCCGCTGGACCGGCTGGGCGTGGAGGTCGCGGCGCGGGCCGTGGTGACCGGCCGCGAGCAGGACCGGCCCCTGATGGCGCGCAGCCGCGTCCGCCACGGGCAGGTGGAGGTGATCGTCACCAATGTTGGGACGCGCACGGTGGGCGTGCCGCAGGCGCTGGTCACGCTGCTGGACGCGCGCGGCGCCGCGTGGGTGCACGAGGCGATCGGCCTGCGCGAGCTGCCGCCCGGGGGCACATGGGCGTTTCGCGTGCCCGCCACACCCCCGGCGGGCACGCGGGTGCTGGGCACGGTGCCGGCGCAGCCGTCGGCCGCGGCGCCCCCGGCCGGTCCGGTGCCCGGCACGTTCGCGCGGCCGGGCGGCGCGTACCGCATCACCCTGAACGCCTTCATCCCGGAGCCGCACCCGTGA